GCAGCACGGTTATCGGCGTCCTGCGCCGCGCCGGCCACGCGAATATCGCCGCCGCTCTGCGCACCTGTGCCGGCAAGCCGGAACGCGCCCTCCGCTTGCTTGGCCAACTATGAAAAGACCCGGGGTCCCCTGTCGCCTGTCGCCTGTCGCCTATCGGCTACAATGCACCGGCGGCGCGGCGCATTTGAAGCGCCCGCCGGGGAGCCGAGCGATGCAACACGCGCTGATGATCTTCGCCACGGAATACGCGATGCCGATCGACAAGCTGGCCGCGGTCGCCGAAGAACGCGGCTTCGAGTCGCTGTTCGTGCCGGAGCACCCGGCAATCCCCTACGACCGGCGCACGCCGTATCCGCCCGGTGAGCCTCTGCCGAAGGAGTACTGGCACATCATCGATCCGTTCGTGGCGCTTGCCTACGCCGCGAAGGCGACGACGCGGCTCAAGCTCGGCACGGGCATCTGCCTCGTTTCGGAACACGAGCCGATCCAGCTCGCCAAGACGGTCGCCAGCCTCGACCATCTCTCCGGCGGGCGCTTCATCTTCGGCATCGGCGCCGGTTGGCTGCGCGAGGAGGCGGAGCTGTTCGGCACGGATTTTGAGAAGCGCTGGGCGATCACCGCCGACCGCATCCGCGCGATGAAGGCGATCTGGACGCAGGGGGAACCGGAGTATCACGGCAAGCACGTGGACTTTGAGAAAATTGCGGTCAATCCAAAGCCGGCGCAGAAGCCGCATCCCCCCGTGCTGATCGGCGCCGGCTCGCGCTGGGCGCGGCAGCGCGTCGTCGACTGGGCCGACGGCTGGATGCCGAACTTCATCACGCCGGCGCGCATGGTGCGCGGCATGGCGGAGATCCGCGCCCGCGCCCTGGAGAAGGGCCGCGACCCGAGGTCGATTTCCTACACCGCCTTCGGCGCCCAGCCGGATGCGGACGCCCTGCGCGCCTACGAAGATGCGGGGACCGACCGCGTGATCTTCGTGCTGCCGCCGAAGGGCGAGACCGAGGTGCTGCCGGTGATCGACCGCATCAGCGCCGCGATCAAGGAGGCGAGCGCCGCGCCGCGTTGATCGGCTGTCAAGCCGCGGTTGCAGAGTCGAGCGGGTGGACATACAGTGAGAACATTTGTTCTTGCGAGAGGAGCGCCCCATGGAGCCGCGCATCAGCATCGTCACGCTCGGCGTCGCCGACCTGCAGCGCTCGATCCGGTTTTACGAGCAGGGTCTCGGCTGGCGGCGCTCCGGCGCCGGCGGCGACCAGATCGCCTTCTTCCACACGCGCGGCGCGGTGCTGGCGCTCTACCCGCGGACATTGCTCGCCGCCGACGCCAACCTGGCGGACGGCGGCGGCGGCTTCGGCGGCATCACGCTGGCGCACAACGTCGGCAGCAGGGCCGAGGCCGACGCCGTGTTGGCGCAGGCCGTCGCCGCCGGCGCGACGCTGATCAAGCCGGCGCACGAGGCCGACTGGGGCGGCTATTCGGGCTACTTCGCCGATCCGGACGGCTATCCCTGGGAGGTCGCCTGGAACCCGCACTTTCCGTTCGCCGCGGACGGCAGCGTACAGTTGCCCGCCTGACGTGCTACGTTCCTCATACCTCAGGCCTCATGCCTCATGCGATTCGGTGGCCGCCACGGCCAGAGGGGCCGGGCAGATCAGCGGAGGAGTGGCGCAATGATGCAGCGCACGGTGCCGAGCAAGGAAGAAGTCCTCTCCTGGATTCGCGAGAAGAACAACTGGAACCGCTGGGGCGCGGACGACCAAAAGGGCGCGATCAACCTGATCACGCCGGCGAAGCGGGTGGCGGCGGCGAAGCTGGTGCGCACGGGCCGCAGCGCCTCGCTCAGCCGCGAGTGGCCGAAGACGCCGGCGCCGAACAACCCCACGCCCGCGCAGCACTGGATTCGCTGGATGGACCGCGGCTCGGGCGGCGCGGCGGTGGACTTCTACGGCATTCAGTACCACGGTTGGGCGACCACGCACGTCGATGCGCTCTGCCACGTCTGGGACGAAAAGGGCCTGTGGAACGGTCGCACGGTCGAGCAGGTGCTGACACCGCTGGGCGCCGTGCTCAACGACATCGACCAGTGGCGTGAGGGCATCGTCACGCGCGGCGTGCTGCTGGACGTGCCGCGCTTCCGCGGCGAGCCGTACGTGACAGAAGCGAAGCCGGTGCACGGCTGGGAGCTGGAGGAGATCGCGGCGAAACAGGGCGTGAAGCTGGAGCCGGGCGACGCGCTCTGCGTCTACTCCGGCCGTGAGGCCTGGCACGCGGCCAACCCCGAGTGGAAGGGCGGCTCGCCGTCGCCGGGGCTGCACGCCTCCTGCCTGCGCTTCCTGAAGGAGAACGACATCGCGGTGCTGAGCTGGGACTTGATGGACGCCTCGCCCAACGAGTACGGCATCCCCTGGACGATGCACGCGGCGATCTTCGCCTTCGGCGTGGCGCTGATCGACAACTCGCTCTTGCAGCCGCTCGCTGAAGCCTGTGCGCAGGAAGGCCGCTGCGAGTTCATGCTCACGGTGGCGCCGCTGCGCGTGGTCGGCGGCACCGGCTCGCCGGCCAACCCGCTGGCGCTGTTTTGAGCGCGCGGCCGCTCAGCGCACGCGCACGCTCCAGGCGCCCTCGGCTTCAACGATGAGGATGTAGACGCCGCTGATGCGGAGGCGGCGTACGGCGCTGCCCGTGAAGGTCCCGGCCGCTGTTGCCAGCACTTCGGCGAAGGAACAGTTCTGGTCGACCAGCGTCACGCGGAACGGGCTGCTGCTCCATGCGCGGTGGTCGATGCTGAAATGCACCTCGCCTGCGGGCAGACGGATGCAGGCCACACTGTCGCCGCTGCCCTCGGCTGCGCCGCGCGCCGCCTCCTCAAGCTCCGCGACGGGAGGCTGCGACAGCTCCACCGACCAAACGCCTGTCGTGCGTGCCCCGACCAAAAAGCGGCCGCCGCGCGACGGGGCGCAGGCGCGCAGGCCGTCGTAGGCGGTATTGCGCGGCAGATCGACGAGCGTGGCCGTCGGATCGAGCCGGTTGTCGAACAACCGCAGCGCAAAGCGCGAGGGCGGCTCGGCGCGGTGAATGATGCGCGCGACCGTGAGCCCGGCTTGCAGCGGGAACAGATCGGAGTGGCCGTCGCCGTTGCCCGTAATCCGCCAGACGATCGGCCACAGGTACGCGGGCGAGGGCATGCTGTGCCCGCGTCGCTGCCGCCGCTCGCGCGGCTCCTCAAGGGTCAGGCGCTGTGTTTGCACCGTCCCCTGCGGGGGAGTCTCCGTCCGCTGGAGACGGTTGAAGCCCAGTGCGTCCACGGCGCGCATCGGAGACGCCGGACCACCCCCGCCCGGCCCTGCCCCGCCCTCCAGCATTCGCAGCAGCTCAGCCCCGCTCGCCGGGCGCAGCGCCGGGTCTTTGTCCAGTGCGGCCTCGACGGCGGCGCACACGCGCGGCGGCAATGCGGGGTTGATTTCGCAAAGCGGCGGCGGCGGCAGATGCGCCTGGGCGTAGAGCACATGCGCCACGTCGCCGGTGAAGGGCAGCCGACTGCTCAGCAGTTGATACGCCAGCACCCCGAGCGCGTAGATGTCCGCGGCCGGGCCGACCGCCTCGCCGCGGATCTGCTCCGGCGCGGCGGTCTCCGGCGTACCCATGCCGTAGCCGAGCTGCGTGAGGCGGGCGCGGTTCGTCGCCAGCGCGATGCCGAAGTCCATCAGCACCAGGCGGCCGCCCGGCTCCAGCATCACGTTGCTGTCTTTCACATCGCGGTGCACCAGCCCGGCGGCGTGCACCGCATCCAGCGCCGAGCCGAGATCGCGCAGCAGCGGCAGGGCGCGATCGATCGGCAGAGCGCCTTGCTCCGCGATCAGGTTCGCCAGCGTGCGCCCTTCGACCAGCTCCATGGCGAAGTACGGAGAGCCGTCCGCCTCGCCCGCTTCGAAGACGGTGACGATGTGGGGATGGCGCAGCGCGGCGAGCGCCCGCGCCTCCGCGAGAAAGCGTTTGCGGTCCTCGGCATCCGCGCAAAGCTGCGGCAGCAGCACCTTGAGCGCTACTTGCCGGTCGAGCAGCGGGTCGTGGGCGCGGTAGACCGCGGCAAAGCTGCCGAAGCCAAGCGTGCCGATGATCGCGTAGCGGCCGAGCCCATTGGGCAGCACTGGAGCGCCTCGTACGCTGTCAGTATCGCGCACGACGGCCGTTCGGCCCTCACCCCCGGTCAATCTCATGGTCCCAATCCTGGGCGAGGGGCGATCGAGCGGAGCACGGCTCGCATGGCGTCGGGCTACCCGACTGACGGCGGGTTGCGCCCCCACAGGAGATTGCTTACCCGGCGCCCTTCGGAACTTCCTCCGCCGGATCGCCCCTCTCCCTCTCCCAGGATTGGGAGAGGGAGAGGGGACGGGGGTGAGGGCGAGGGCCACACGCCGCTACGTCCCCGGCGTCCCGCCGGCGCCGTTCTGCGCGGGCGGCGCGATTGCGACGCGATTGCCGGCGAGGATCTGGGCGAGGAAGGCCGAGAACATGGCGTTGCCCCCGTCGCCGCCAGTGCCGCCGACCACAATGTCCGGCGTAATCTTCAGGCCCGCGCCCGCAATCGCCTTCATCAGCTCGATCGCCGAAAGATTCGCCTGGCCGACCGCTTCCACCTGCTTGTCGTAGGCTTCCGCGGTTGCCGTGCCCACGGCCAGGATCTTTGAGCCCTCGGCCTCGCCTTCGACGGCCACGGCGCGGGCGCGGCCCTCCGCCTCGATGATCGTCTTCTGCTTGGTCTGCTCGGCCACCTGCACGCCGATCTGCGCGGAGACGAGGTCTTTCTGCCGGTCGGCCGTGGCGCGCGTGTTCTCCGTGGCGATGCGCTGCTGCTCCGAGCGCTGCTGCTCGATGAACATCGCCTGCTGCTGCGCCGCGATCACGCGCTTAACCTGGATCTCCATCAACTCCTCAGGCAGGATGATGCGTGAGATCAAGACAGAGACGCACTCGACGTGATACTTGAGCAGCTCCTCGCGCGTGCGCTGCTCCGCTTTCGATTGCTCGACCGCGCGGTCCTGCATAAAGTTCATCGCCTCGGTGGAGGACGCCTGGTTGCGGAAGGAGGAGTCGATCATCGGGTGGATCACGTGCGCGATCAGGTTGTCGATCGAGCCGATCTTCGCCACCATGTACGGCGCCTGCTCCGGCCGGATGCGGATCACGACCTTGACCGAGACCTTCATCACGAAGCCGTCGTGGCTGATCACCTCCAGCGGGTCGAAGAGTTGCGCCCGCTTCACCCCCTGCTGCTCGGTGCCCGTGTCTTCGTCCGCCCAGTCGATCGTCATGTTGGTCGTCGGGATGATGTAGGCGATGTGCGCCCAGCGGTTCAGGTAGTAGACGCCGGGACCGAGCACTTCGGACTGAATCCCGCGGTAGCCCACGGGCACGACGTACCGTTCCTGCCCCACCGACTCGCGATCCGCCTCCGACATCGTCTCCGAGGGCTTGCCGACGTTGGAGACGAGCACGGCCACCTCGCCGCGCTCGACCGCGGCCACGAGGTCGAGCTTCACGTCGAACATCATCGGGTTGATGTAGTAGGTGCCCGGTTTAAGCAGGTCGTACTGGGGGCCGCGCTGGCCGCCGCTGGCGAGAAAGGCTGAGGCGTTCTGGAAGTCGTCGTGCCCTTCGACCGAGGCGGCGACGACTTCGCCGGGCGGCAGCGGCGCGCCGTCCTTGGCCGTCACCATGCCAACCTGTCCGGCGCCTACGATCGTCGCCGGCTGCACCTCGACGGTGAACAGGTCGGTGTTGAGCCGGTAGCGGCCGGGCAGCAGCAGCTCGATCTGCGGTCCGCGCTGGCCGCCGCTGTCGAGAAAGGTCTGGCCGTGCTGGAAGCCCATATGTCCGGGCACGGCCTGCGCCAGCAGCCGCCCCGCGGCGATCGGCGCGCCGTCGCGGGCGCTGACCAGGCCGACCTGGCCCTGCGGCACCAGCACGGCCGGCTCATTGCGCACGTGGAAGAGATAGGTGTTGATGCGGTACTTGCCGGGCGGCAAGAGGTCGACTTGCGGCCCCTTCTGGCCGCCGTTGCGCAGGAACGCCTCGCCGTCCTGGAAGGAGTCGTGGCCGTCAACGTGGCGGGCGAAGATGCGGCCAGGGTCGAGCGGCAGGCCGTCGATCGCCTCGATCAGGCCGACCTCGTCCTCGCCGATCACGATCATCTCGCCCTTGGCGACGCGGTAGCGGAAGGGCGGCAGCAGCTTCAAACCGGGCTGCAGCGCCCGCGCCTGGATCCCAACTTCGCCCGGCAAGGCCACGACGCGCCCCGGCGGCAGTGGCTTGCCGACGTACTTGCGCTCGACCAGGCCGACCTGCTGGCCGCCGACGTTGACCAACATGTGCCCCGCGGCGGCGAGGACCAGACCGGCAACCACGACGACACCGAGCACGATCAGGATTGCAACCAGCACCATCAGGGCACCTCCGCCGGCAGGCACCCGATCTGGTAAGGCACGAGCGCGACAACGGTCTCCACGCTCTGCCCGGCTCTGCATCGAACCAGACTCGGAGTTGCCGCCATGCCGGCGATTTCATCCTACTCCCGCGCCCTGGCTTCCGATCCGGGACGTTCGGGTCGCAGGGCGACGGCCGGTAGTGCCGTGTTGGCGCGGCCAGTCGATACGGTCGCGCGGCAGACGCGGATATTGAACGATCAAGCGGCGCGATACCATGGGACGGCCGGCCCGCCGAGCGCGCGCCGCCGACGAGGAGCTTCCGCCATGCCGCTTACAACCCGCGTCTCGCATCCCGGCCTAACCGGCACGAAGCGCGAGGAGACGATCCGCTTCTACACCGAGCTGCTCGGCATGGAGATCGTGCTGCGGCAGCCGAACCTCGACTTCCCCGCGGAAGAGCACCTCTTCTTCCATGCGGGCAACGACACCTTCATCGCCTACTTTCTGCCGGTTGAAGGCGCCGACCTCTCATTCTACGAGGAAGCGCGCAAGGGTAACGGCGGCATGGACCACCTCGCCTTCGACGTCGAGGCGGACGCGTTCGCGGGGGCGGCGACGCGCCTGCGGGCGGCCGGCGTTGCGTTCGAGGGGCCGGTGGATCGAGGCTACGAGCGTTCGATCTACTTCTTCGACCCCAATGGCGTCACGATCGAGCTGTTGACCTGGATCACACCGCCGCCCGCGGGCGCGCCGCTGGCCCCGATCATCACGCGCGCGCAGCAGCTCCGCGAGCGGCGTGGCGCGGCGTTCATTGAAGACGCCGACGTGCGCGCGGCGATCGCGGAGCTGCACGGCTACCGCATTTGAGTTCGACGCCGTTTCTCAACCGTTACTCAACCGTGGTTTTACGGAGATCCCCTGATGCACGTTGCAGGCGCCGGGCGCGATGCTCGCCATGAACGGACCGCTCGCGGGCCATCAGCAATCTCCAGCCATGGGTGAGCCAGCGATGAACCAAACCCAGCGCACCATCCGGCAATTCGAGGGAACCTTCGCGGGGAAGGCTCTGAAGAACGACGGTCGCCAGGCCGGCGGGCGCTTCGCCGAGCTGAGCGGCCCGGCGCTGGGCGTCGCCCTCAAGCTGCCGACGGCGCATCCATCGGCCTGCCAGCGCATTCGCCGGGCGGCGCAGACGGCCTTCATCGATTACACGAGTGCCCGCCCCACGCTCGGCCTCTGCCCCAGCGACTTGCTCGCGGTGCGCTTGTGGACCGGGGCCTTCGAGGAAGGCGTGATGACGCGCTCGGAGAGCCCCACCAGCCTCCGCGCCGGCTGACCGGCGCATTGCCTTCCGGCCACCCCGACCGTCTGCGTGACTCAGCGCAGACACGCCGTGCCGGGCTGCTCGTCGGCTGCTTCCTGCCAGCGGCGCAGCGCCGGCGAGCGGCGCAGGCGATTGAGCACGCAGTGTCGCACGCGATAGACCTCTTGCACGGTGGCGAACAGGTCCGGCCGCAGCTCCTGCACCTCCGCCGGCTTCATGCCCTGGTGGAAGGTGAGTTGCATGAACGCCCGCTCGCCGACCGTGTGCAAATGGTCTTCGATCACGCGCCAGAGGAACTGATGGCCGATCTGGTCGAGCAGGCCATCGATCGGTGAAGCCGCTTCTTGGAGCAAGGAGTCCTCGCCGAGGACAAGGGCGGCGGTACGGCGACGGCCGGCATCGATGGCGACACTGCTGGCGCAGAGCTTCAGATAGCGCAGCACCGCACTGGTCTGGGGCGCCTCGTCGAGCTTCTCCGCCGAGAAGCTGCGCCAGAACTTCGCCCAGGTCGCGGACACCAGCTCCTCGACCTCTTCGCGGCTGACGCGGGCGCGAGCGCACCAATAGACAACCTGAGGGTTGTACAACGACAGCAGCGCGGCCCAGGCTTTGTCGCAGCGCTCACGGAAGGCACGCCGAAACAGCTCGAAGGCGAAGCGATCGTCGTGCTCGTCGCCGCGGCGGTAGCGGAGGGTCTCCTCGGCGGCGCGACGCCGCAGGGTCTCGACCGGAAGGTCGCAGAGTGCCTCAGGAAGTGTCGGGCTGGCGGTCATGAGCGTCGTCCTCCGCGACTCGGGAGCCGGTTGCTATGGGTTGATGGTGCCGCCCGGCCGCGGGGCCGACCACGCATAATCCACATAAACCGCCCACATAAACGCGGAAAAGTGCAGTTCTGGCCGCGGCGCAGCCCCTCGTCTCCG
The sequence above is drawn from the Dehalococcoidia bacterium genome and encodes:
- a CDS encoding LLM class F420-dependent oxidoreductase, whose protein sequence is MQHALMIFATEYAMPIDKLAAVAEERGFESLFVPEHPAIPYDRRTPYPPGEPLPKEYWHIIDPFVALAYAAKATTRLKLGTGICLVSEHEPIQLAKTVASLDHLSGGRFIFGIGAGWLREEAELFGTDFEKRWAITADRIRAMKAIWTQGEPEYHGKHVDFEKIAVNPKPAQKPHPPVLIGAGSRWARQRVVDWADGWMPNFITPARMVRGMAEIRARALEKGRDPRSISYTAFGAQPDADALRAYEDAGTDRVIFVLPPKGETEVLPVIDRISAAIKEASAAPR
- a CDS encoding VOC family protein, translated to MEPRISIVTLGVADLQRSIRFYEQGLGWRRSGAGGDQIAFFHTRGAVLALYPRTLLAADANLADGGGGFGGITLAHNVGSRAEADAVLAQAVAAGATLIKPAHEADWGGYSGYFADPDGYPWEVAWNPHFPFAADGSVQLPA
- a CDS encoding cyclase family protein; the encoded protein is MMQRTVPSKEEVLSWIREKNNWNRWGADDQKGAINLITPAKRVAAAKLVRTGRSASLSREWPKTPAPNNPTPAQHWIRWMDRGSGGAAVDFYGIQYHGWATTHVDALCHVWDEKGLWNGRTVEQVLTPLGAVLNDIDQWREGIVTRGVLLDVPRFRGEPYVTEAKPVHGWELEEIAAKQGVKLEPGDALCVYSGREAWHAANPEWKGGSPSPGLHASCLRFLKENDIAVLSWDLMDASPNEYGIPWTMHAAIFAFGVALIDNSLLQPLAEACAQEGRCEFMLTVAPLRVVGGTGSPANPLALF
- a CDS encoding serine/threonine-protein kinase, translating into MLPNGLGRYAIIGTLGFGSFAAVYRAHDPLLDRQVALKVLLPQLCADAEDRKRFLAEARALAALRHPHIVTVFEAGEADGSPYFAMELVEGRTLANLIAEQGALPIDRALPLLRDLGSALDAVHAAGLVHRDVKDSNVMLEPGGRLVLMDFGIALATNRARLTQLGYGMGTPETAAPEQIRGEAVGPAADIYALGVLAYQLLSSRLPFTGDVAHVLYAQAHLPPPPLCEINPALPPRVCAAVEAALDKDPALRPASGAELLRMLEGGAGPGGGGPASPMRAVDALGFNRLQRTETPPQGTVQTQRLTLEEPRERRQRRGHSMPSPAYLWPIVWRITGNGDGHSDLFPLQAGLTVARIIHRAEPPSRFALRLFDNRLDPTATLVDLPRNTAYDGLRACAPSRGGRFLVGARTTGVWSVELSQPPVAELEEAARGAAEGSGDSVACIRLPAGEVHFSIDHRAWSSSPFRVTLVDQNCSFAEVLATAAGTFTGSAVRRLRISGVYILIVEAEGAWSVRVR
- a CDS encoding SPFH domain-containing protein produces the protein MVLVAILIVLGVVVVAGLVLAAAGHMLVNVGGQQVGLVERKYVGKPLPPGRVVALPGEVGIQARALQPGLKLLPPFRYRVAKGEMIVIGEDEVGLIEAIDGLPLDPGRIFARHVDGHDSFQDGEAFLRNGGQKGPQVDLLPPGKYRINTYLFHVRNEPAVLVPQGQVGLVSARDGAPIAAGRLLAQAVPGHMGFQHGQTFLDSGGQRGPQIELLLPGRYRLNTDLFTVEVQPATIVGAGQVGMVTAKDGAPLPPGEVVAASVEGHDDFQNASAFLASGGQRGPQYDLLKPGTYYINPMMFDVKLDLVAAVERGEVAVLVSNVGKPSETMSEADRESVGQERYVVPVGYRGIQSEVLGPGVYYLNRWAHIAYIIPTTNMTIDWADEDTGTEQQGVKRAQLFDPLEVISHDGFVMKVSVKVVIRIRPEQAPYMVAKIGSIDNLIAHVIHPMIDSSFRNQASSTEAMNFMQDRAVEQSKAEQRTREELLKYHVECVSVLISRIILPEELMEIQVKRVIAAQQQAMFIEQQRSEQQRIATENTRATADRQKDLVSAQIGVQVAEQTKQKTIIEAEGRARAVAVEGEAEGSKILAVGTATAEAYDKQVEAVGQANLSAIELMKAIAGAGLKITPDIVVGGTGGDGGNAMFSAFLAQILAGNRVAIAPPAQNGAGGTPGT
- a CDS encoding VOC family protein, whose amino-acid sequence is MPLTTRVSHPGLTGTKREETIRFYTELLGMEIVLRQPNLDFPAEEHLFFHAGNDTFIAYFLPVEGADLSFYEEARKGNGGMDHLAFDVEADAFAGAATRLRAAGVAFEGPVDRGYERSIYFFDPNGVTIELLTWITPPPAGAPLAPIITRAQQLRERRGAAFIEDADVRAAIAELHGYRI